The following proteins are encoded in a genomic region of Dyadobacter sp. UC 10:
- a CDS encoding UDP-glucuronic acid decarboxylase family protein, translating to MKRVLITGAAGFLGSHLCERFLKEGMYVIGMDNLITGDMRNIEHLMPDPNFEFNHHDVTKYVHIPGELDYIMHFASPASPIDYLKIPIQTLKVGAMGTHNLLGLARVKKARFIIASTSEVYGDPLVHPQTEDYWGHVNPIGPRGCYDEAKRYQEAITMAYHRYHDLETRIVRIFNTYGPRMRLNDGRVLPAFIGQALRGEDITVFGDGTQTRSFCYVDDLVEGIYRLLMSDYSLPVNIGNPGEITIGQFAEEIIKLTCTDQKVVYKPLPQDDPKQRQPDITKAREILGWEPKVSREEGLRITYDYFRNLPKERLYEEANHRGFEGFSAAK from the coding sequence ATGAAACGTGTATTAATAACCGGGGCCGCAGGTTTTTTAGGCTCACATCTCTGCGAACGGTTCTTGAAGGAAGGAATGTATGTGATCGGTATGGATAACCTGATTACAGGCGATATGCGTAATATAGAGCATCTGATGCCGGACCCAAATTTCGAGTTCAATCATCATGATGTCACCAAGTATGTTCACATTCCTGGCGAGTTGGATTATATCATGCACTTTGCTTCTCCCGCCAGCCCGATCGACTACCTGAAAATCCCGATCCAAACCCTGAAAGTAGGAGCAATGGGAACGCACAACCTGCTTGGGCTTGCCCGCGTAAAAAAAGCACGTTTCATCATTGCATCCACTTCGGAAGTTTATGGCGACCCTCTGGTGCACCCGCAAACGGAAGATTACTGGGGACACGTTAACCCGATCGGGCCGAGAGGCTGCTACGATGAAGCGAAGCGTTACCAGGAAGCGATCACAATGGCTTATCACCGCTACCATGATCTGGAAACGAGGATTGTCAGGATATTTAATACCTATGGCCCGAGAATGCGTTTGAATGACGGACGTGTATTGCCTGCATTTATCGGACAGGCTTTGCGAGGAGAGGACATTACTGTGTTTGGCGATGGTACGCAAACACGTTCATTCTGCTATGTAGATGATTTGGTAGAAGGTATTTATCGTCTGTTGATGAGCGACTATTCGCTGCCTGTTAATATCGGGAACCCTGGCGAAATCACAATTGGTCAGTTTGCAGAAGAAATTATCAAGCTGACATGCACGGATCAGAAAGTGGTTTATAAACCGCTTCCGCAGGACGATCCGAAACAACGCCAGCCGGATATTACCAAAGCAAGAGAAATACTGGGCTGGGAGCCAAAAGTATCGCGCGAGGAAGGTTTGCGCATTACTTATGACTACTTCCGGAATCTCCCGAAGGAGCGGCTGTACGAAGAAGCCAATCACAGAGGTTTTGAAGGATTCAGCGCTGCAAAATAG
- the frr gene encoding ribosome recycling factor codes for MEEIELYLDDARDTMEGAIKHLIIELGKIRAGKASPQMLEGLQIEYYGSMTPLQNVATINTPDARTIAIRPFEKKIINEIEKAIRNGNLGFAPSNDGEMIRISVPPLNEERRRELVKRAKNEIETAKINIRNIRQDANNSLRKLTKEGVAEDLIKVSEDRVQKLTDGFVTKIEQIFNAKEKEIMEV; via the coding sequence ATGGAAGAAATAGAATTATATCTGGACGACGCCAGGGACACCATGGAAGGCGCTATCAAACACCTTATCATTGAGTTGGGTAAAATTCGGGCCGGAAAAGCATCGCCACAAATGCTGGAAGGTCTTCAGATCGAATACTACGGTTCAATGACTCCTTTGCAGAATGTTGCTACCATCAACACGCCTGATGCAAGGACGATTGCGATCAGGCCTTTTGAAAAGAAAATCATCAACGAAATCGAGAAAGCGATACGCAATGGAAATCTGGGCTTCGCCCCTTCTAATGATGGAGAAATGATCCGGATTTCAGTGCCTCCTTTAAATGAAGAGCGCAGAAGGGAATTGGTAAAGAGAGCTAAAAACGAAATCGAAACAGCAAAAATCAATATCCGCAATATTCGTCAGGACGCAAATAACTCCCTAAGGAAACTAACCAAGGAAGGAGTTGCAGAAGACCTGATAAAGGTAAGTGAAGACCGCGTGCAAAAACTGACTGACGGTTTTGTAACCAAAATCGAGCAGATCTTCAATGCGAAAGAAAAAGAGATTATGGAAGTTTAG
- the pyrH gene encoding UMP kinase, which yields MPEPKYKRLLLKLSGEALNGGDKAQVIDFNILDIYAKEIRRIADVGVQIAIVIGGGNIFRGASVEKSGIDRVQGDHMGMLATVINGMAIQSSLEKHGIQTRLMSAIKMEQVCEPLIRRRAIRHLEKGRVVIFGAGTGNPYFTTDTTAGLRAIESESEVVLKGTRVDGVYTADPEKDPTATKYSKLTFDEALSKNLKIMDLTAFTLCKENNLPIIVFDMNKPGNLYDLVMGENVGTLISN from the coding sequence ATGCCCGAACCAAAATACAAACGTTTATTACTTAAATTAAGCGGTGAAGCCCTTAACGGAGGCGACAAGGCCCAGGTGATTGATTTCAACATTCTTGACATTTATGCAAAAGAAATCAGAAGGATCGCAGATGTCGGGGTCCAGATCGCAATCGTAATTGGAGGCGGTAATATTTTCAGGGGCGCTTCGGTAGAAAAATCCGGTATCGACAGGGTGCAGGGCGATCATATGGGCATGCTGGCGACGGTCATCAATGGAATGGCGATCCAAAGCTCTCTTGAAAAACATGGTATTCAGACACGCCTGATGTCGGCTATTAAAATGGAACAGGTTTGCGAGCCTCTGATCCGTCGCCGTGCTATTCGCCATCTTGAAAAAGGGCGGGTCGTGATCTTCGGAGCAGGAACTGGAAATCCATACTTCACGACTGACACTACTGCTGGGCTGCGCGCCATCGAATCCGAATCGGAGGTAGTTTTAAAAGGTACCCGTGTCGACGGCGTTTATACAGCCGATCCCGAAAAAGACCCTACTGCTACCAAATATTCCAAACTGACTTTTGACGAGGCTTTGTCAAAGAATCTGAAAATCATGGATTTGACGGCCTTCACACTTTGTAAGGAAAACAACCTTCCCATTATCGTTTTTGACATGAACAAACCAGGAAACCTGTATGATCTGGTGATGGGAGAAAATGTCGGAACGCTTATTTCCAACTAG
- a CDS encoding acetyl-CoA carboxylase biotin carboxyl carrier protein subunit — protein sequence MLKITVANDAPVENTSATDEARVVTIDKKPEGWLIGESLFDGDMVQIRENLYHLIWKNKSYNIEILGSNPADKSFRLLINGAEYFTTAKDRLDLLLEGMGLQNSDSKKVNNVKAPMPGLIQSVAVGEGDQVSKGDILLVLVAMKMENVIKSSGNGTIRSLKVAPGEIVEKNQVLMEFQ from the coding sequence ATGTTGAAAATAACGGTTGCTAACGATGCTCCTGTTGAAAACACGTCCGCGACCGATGAAGCGAGGGTGGTAACCATCGATAAAAAGCCGGAAGGCTGGCTGATCGGCGAGTCGCTCTTTGATGGCGATATGGTGCAGATCCGAGAAAACCTGTACCATTTGATCTGGAAAAATAAATCTTATAACATTGAAATACTGGGCAGTAACCCTGCTGATAAATCTTTCCGGCTGCTGATCAACGGAGCTGAATATTTTACGACTGCGAAAGATCGGCTCGACCTGCTGCTGGAAGGAATGGGCCTGCAAAACAGCGACTCTAAAAAGGTCAATAATGTCAAAGCACCTATGCCAGGGCTTATTCAATCGGTAGCTGTTGGGGAAGGTGATCAGGTCAGCAAAGGGGACATTTTGCTTGTGCTGGTCGCGATGAAAATGGAGAATGTCATCAAATCTTCCGGAAATGGCACCATCAGATCATTGAAAGTAGCTCCCGGTGAAATTGTTGAAAAAAACCAGGTATTAATGGAGTTTCAATAA
- the dusB gene encoding tRNA dihydrouridine synthase DusB — MVKIGNIELSDFPLLLAPMEDVSDPPFRAVCKENGADLMYTEFVSSEGLIRDAAKSVQKLDIFEYERPVGIQLFGSDVETMGSCAEIASRVHPDLIDINYGCPVKNVACRGAGAALLQDVPKMVKMTEAVIKSTHLPVTVKTRLGWDENTKNVQEVAERLQDIGIKALSIHGRTRVQMYKGEADWTLIAKIKENARITIPIFGNGDVDTPEKALEYRNRFGVDGIMIGRATIGNPWIFNEIKHYMRTGEKLAPPTIEQRVDVCRRHLEFSIRWKGPVAGVFEMRRHYTNYFKGMEHFKPYRMRLVEAMTFEELDYILKEVANDYSEILC, encoded by the coding sequence ATGGTCAAGATTGGAAATATAGAACTGAGCGATTTTCCACTGCTCCTTGCACCTATGGAAGATGTAAGCGATCCTCCTTTCAGGGCGGTTTGCAAAGAAAACGGGGCGGATCTGATGTACACTGAATTTGTATCCTCGGAAGGATTGATCCGGGATGCGGCAAAAAGCGTGCAAAAGCTGGACATATTTGAATACGAGCGCCCGGTAGGCATTCAGCTTTTTGGAAGCGACGTCGAAACCATGGGCTCCTGCGCCGAAATCGCTTCGAGGGTACACCCCGATCTGATCGACATCAATTATGGCTGCCCGGTGAAGAACGTTGCTTGTCGCGGTGCCGGGGCGGCTCTGCTGCAGGATGTCCCTAAGATGGTAAAAATGACTGAGGCAGTGATCAAATCCACGCATTTGCCGGTGACAGTCAAAACGCGGCTGGGCTGGGATGAGAATACCAAGAATGTGCAGGAAGTAGCGGAACGCCTGCAGGATATAGGAATAAAAGCATTGTCCATTCACGGCCGTACGCGGGTGCAGATGTACAAAGGCGAGGCCGACTGGACTTTGATCGCCAAAATTAAGGAGAACGCAAGGATAACTATTCCAATATTCGGAAATGGCGACGTAGATACGCCGGAAAAGGCCCTGGAATACAGGAACCGTTTCGGGGTAGACGGTATCATGATCGGCAGGGCGACGATCGGTAATCCGTGGATTTTTAACGAAATAAAGCATTATATGCGAACCGGCGAAAAGCTCGCCCCGCCTACAATCGAGCAGCGTGTGGATGTATGCCGCAGGCACCTCGAATTTTCCATCCGCTGGAAAGGACCTGTCGCGGGTGTTTTTGAGATGCGCCGGCATTATACTAATTACTTTAAAGGGATGGAGCATTTCAAACCTTACCGGATGCGGCTGGTTGAGGCGATGACTTTCGAGGAGCTGGATTATATTTTAAAAGAGGTCGCCAACGATTACAGCGAAATCCTATGTTGA
- a CDS encoding CPBP family intramembrane glutamic endopeptidase, translating to MQNSNQDLVVSRTPTAWGSLLVLTGFILIGMAVGNILAVAILALLFSSHQESVTVLLNHLITNPAQVPNGWNALMILQGTVHFFSYLLPSLLFWLYIERKPISHVNSRKNPPAVIWALAFMLVLVFIPFNSLIIEWNASMKLPDALSGLELWMRQKEDQLSVMTAFITNYKSFGQLMIALFVVTLLPALGEEALFRGVLQTKLLRITGNAHLAIWVSAAIFSAIHFQFYGFLPRMMLGALFGYLFYFTGNFWVAVLAHFVNNGFVLIMMYLRNLGIIEVDIEETKAMPVLLIVISIVMSLAIMRFIRQAGGSEQWPVRH from the coding sequence ATGCAAAATAGTAATCAGGATCTGGTTGTTTCCCGAACGCCCACGGCGTGGGGCAGTTTATTGGTTTTGACAGGGTTCATCCTCATTGGAATGGCAGTGGGTAATATTCTGGCAGTAGCGATCCTGGCGCTGCTTTTTTCTTCCCACCAGGAATCTGTAACCGTTTTGCTTAATCATCTGATCACCAATCCGGCACAAGTACCAAACGGCTGGAATGCGCTGATGATCCTTCAGGGAACGGTGCACTTCTTTTCCTACCTGCTGCCTTCACTGCTTTTCTGGTTATATATTGAAAGAAAGCCTATCAGTCACGTTAACAGCCGGAAAAATCCGCCCGCCGTTATCTGGGCTCTGGCATTCATGCTTGTACTGGTTTTTATCCCCTTCAATAGCTTGATTATCGAATGGAATGCGTCGATGAAGCTGCCCGATGCATTGTCGGGACTGGAACTATGGATGCGGCAAAAGGAGGACCAGCTTTCGGTTATGACCGCATTTATCACCAATTATAAAAGTTTCGGCCAGCTGATGATCGCATTGTTTGTGGTTACCTTGCTGCCGGCGTTGGGTGAAGAAGCATTGTTTCGCGGCGTTCTCCAGACGAAATTATTGCGCATAACCGGGAACGCTCACCTGGCAATCTGGGTATCTGCCGCAATTTTCAGTGCGATACATTTTCAGTTCTACGGATTTCTTCCCCGAATGATGCTGGGGGCGTTATTTGGATATTTATTCTACTTTACCGGTAATTTCTGGGTCGCAGTACTGGCCCATTTTGTAAATAACGGATTTGTTTTGATCATGATGTACCTGCGCAACCTGGGAATCATCGAAGTCGATATTGAAGAAACGAAGGCAATGCCAGTCCTGCTGATCGTCATTTCGATCGTTATGTCACTGGCAATAATGCGTTTTATCAGACAGGCAGGCGGGAGTGAGCAATGGCCGGTGCGCCATTAA
- a CDS encoding putative signal transducing protein, producing MDETWVKAYQSTQMIRAEIAREILEQNGIAAVIVNKKDSSYPIFGMCEVHVPAIELPKAQTILMNEDAIKQSE from the coding sequence ATGGACGAGACCTGGGTAAAAGCTTATCAAAGCACTCAAATGATCAGGGCTGAGATAGCACGTGAAATATTGGAGCAAAATGGAATTGCGGCGGTGATTGTCAATAAAAAGGATAGCAGTTATCCTATTTTTGGTATGTGTGAAGTGCACGTACCTGCCATCGAACTACCTAAGGCTCAAACGATACTGATGAATGAAGACGCGATTAAGCAATCTGAGTAA
- a CDS encoding phosphatidate cytidylyltransferase: MKTRLSNLSNLQQRTITALAGVFVIIGCILYNELTFLLLFCTISSLTQLEFYKLLGLDGNQPLTYYGTFCGTVMMLLAYLIEQDIVPFENYFIISPLLSMIFFIKLYKKNDLKPFTNIGFTFLGIIYVALPFALIIVMAMRGGSYNYEIVLGSLLLLWASDIGGYFAGTKFGKRKLFERISPKKSWEGAMGSAVFAAVIAFALGHYFRTFEPWKWYCIGAIIVVVGTYGDLVESLFKRSIAIKDSGSSIPGHGGFLDRFDGLLLSAPFIVTFLKLFS; encoded by the coding sequence ATGAAGACGCGATTAAGCAATCTGAGTAACTTACAGCAAAGAACCATCACCGCCCTTGCCGGCGTATTCGTAATTATCGGTTGCATTCTCTACAATGAACTAACCTTTCTACTGCTTTTCTGCACGATCAGCTCCCTTACACAGCTCGAGTTTTACAAGCTTCTCGGACTCGACGGAAATCAGCCGCTCACATATTATGGTACCTTCTGTGGCACAGTTATGATGTTACTTGCGTACCTAATAGAGCAGGACATTGTTCCTTTTGAAAATTATTTCATTATCAGTCCCTTACTGTCGATGATCTTCTTTATCAAATTGTACAAAAAAAACGACCTGAAACCTTTTACAAATATTGGCTTTACTTTCCTTGGGATTATCTACGTAGCACTGCCATTTGCACTGATCATTGTGATGGCGATGCGTGGCGGAAGTTATAATTACGAAATCGTGCTCGGTAGCCTCTTGCTGCTCTGGGCATCTGATATTGGTGGTTACTTTGCAGGGACCAAATTTGGAAAAAGAAAACTTTTTGAGCGGATTTCGCCCAAAAAATCGTGGGAAGGAGCGATGGGAAGTGCCGTTTTTGCCGCAGTTATCGCATTTGCATTGGGGCATTATTTCCGTACCTTCGAGCCCTGGAAATGGTATTGTATAGGGGCAATTATCGTGGTAGTGGGCACATATGGTGACCTGGTGGAATCACTTTTCAAGCGTAGTATCGCGATCAAAGATTCTGGCAGCAGCATTCCCGGCCACGGCGGATTTCTGGATCGTTTCGACGGCCTTTTGCTTTCCGCTCCGTTTATAGTTACGTTTTTAAAGTTATTTTCCTGA
- a CDS encoding carboxypeptidase-like regulatory domain-containing protein gives MKRGFLILFLVIAGLLAGSEVFAQGEQKAIVFSGMVVGGKQTEILPGATIFIVNAGRGTLSRSDGSFTIKVFPGDSIIFGYVGYKNQYHIVPRNYNSDIYSAIVALREDVITLSGVTIYPYSTEEEFKKAFLELKLPDQADREALAKSTDPDYINRMAAQVPNNAQTNYRYSMDQLMFGRESAAGKGFATTFPFLNPFAWANFIKSVKKGDLKQKDWRKELNVAPRENITKQDFIPPSETETQKKNGSN, from the coding sequence ATGAAACGTGGTTTTTTGATATTGTTTTTGGTGATTGCTGGGCTACTGGCTGGTTCGGAGGTTTTTGCGCAGGGTGAGCAGAAGGCGATTGTTTTCTCGGGTATGGTTGTAGGTGGAAAGCAAACTGAAATCCTGCCGGGCGCGACGATCTTTATCGTCAATGCAGGCCGCGGTACATTATCGAGGAGCGATGGTTCCTTTACGATTAAAGTTTTTCCAGGTGACAGTATAATTTTCGGTTATGTGGGTTATAAAAATCAATATCACATCGTCCCGAGAAATTACAATTCGGACATTTATTCGGCTATCGTCGCGCTGCGGGAAGATGTGATAACACTCTCCGGAGTAACAATTTATCCTTACTCCACTGAGGAAGAGTTCAAAAAGGCATTTCTTGAATTAAAGCTGCCGGATCAGGCTGACAGAGAGGCCCTGGCCAAAAGTACTGACCCTGACTACATTAACAGAATGGCTGCACAGGTCCCGAATAATGCGCAGACCAATTACAGGTATTCGATGGATCAGCTGATGTTTGGGCGCGAATCCGCTGCCGGAAAGGGATTTGCCACTACTTTTCCATTCCTGAATCCTTTCGCCTGGGCTAATTTTATAAAATCAGTAAAAAAAGGAGATCTTAAGCAGAAAGACTGGCGGAAAGAACTGAATGTGGCACCCCGGGAAAATATTACGAAACAAGACTTCATACCCCCTTCCGAAACGGAAACTCAGAAAAAAAACGGGTCAAATTAA
- a CDS encoding UDP-2,3-diacylglucosamine diphosphatase, protein MKYQFETRTITLQPGKRIYFSSDYHLGVPSPASSRQREKLIVNWLEAIENDAQTIFLVGDIFDFWFEYKTVVPKGFVRLLGKLAELSDKGIELIIFTGNHDMWMSGYLTEEIGASIYRNPVSFTFISEQRATKTLVGHGDGLGPGDTTYKFLKRIFESPFFQLIFRLAHPDFGIWIATTWSKRSRLANVNKGEERFLGEDKEWLFQYCKEVQFRNPHKYYIFGHRHLTLDMQVSADSSYINLGEWVTQQHYAVFDGEIIELKRFTPQPA, encoded by the coding sequence ATGAAATACCAGTTTGAGACCAGAACCATCACGTTACAGCCGGGAAAGCGTATTTACTTTTCTTCTGATTATCATTTGGGAGTTCCCTCCCCCGCCAGCAGCCGGCAGCGGGAAAAACTGATCGTAAACTGGCTCGAAGCGATTGAGAATGACGCGCAGACCATTTTTCTGGTGGGTGATATTTTTGATTTCTGGTTTGAATACAAAACCGTAGTGCCGAAAGGATTCGTACGACTGTTAGGCAAGCTGGCCGAATTATCCGACAAAGGTATTGAGCTGATCATTTTCACGGGTAACCACGATATGTGGATGTCAGGCTACCTTACCGAGGAAATCGGCGCATCCATTTACCGAAATCCTGTCAGCTTCACATTCATCTCAGAGCAGCGGGCGACTAAAACGCTCGTTGGTCACGGAGACGGCCTCGGGCCGGGAGATACTACCTACAAATTTTTAAAGCGGATATTCGAAAGCCCGTTTTTTCAGTTGATATTCCGCCTGGCACACCCGGACTTCGGGATATGGATTGCAACTACCTGGTCAAAAAGAAGCCGGCTGGCGAATGTCAATAAAGGGGAAGAGCGGTTTTTAGGGGAAGATAAGGAGTGGCTTTTTCAATATTGTAAAGAAGTGCAATTTAGGAATCCGCACAAATACTACATATTCGGACACAGGCATCTCACGCTGGATATGCAGGTGAGCGCCGATTCAAGCTATATCAATCTTGGAGAATGGGTTACACAGCAACACTATGCAGTGTTCGATGGTGAGATTATTGAACTGAAAAGATTTACTCCGCAGCCGGCCTGA
- a CDS encoding DUF4494 domain-containing protein produces the protein MASWYLGKIRYQKEDEAGSLKTINEVYLVDAVSYTESEARLYKQIVTGASDFSVTSITRMRLADLFAYEEGEQWFKAKVIYFSVDEKSGKEKKIVNYMLVNADGIQQALDRINESMRNFLIPYETTDINLTPILDVFPYTAEEDQEPEIPANMRPLSEIKAEQALAESAS, from the coding sequence ATGGCAAGCTGGTATTTAGGAAAGATCAGGTATCAAAAAGAAGACGAGGCTGGGAGCTTGAAAACGATCAATGAAGTGTATCTCGTTGACGCTGTGTCGTATACAGAATCGGAAGCGCGGCTTTACAAACAAATCGTTACCGGGGCAAGTGACTTTAGTGTTACCAGTATCACACGAATGCGCCTCGCCGACCTTTTTGCATATGAGGAGGGTGAACAGTGGTTTAAAGCCAAAGTGATCTATTTTTCTGTGGATGAAAAGAGCGGCAAAGAGAAAAAGATCGTGAATTACATGCTAGTGAATGCCGACGGAATTCAGCAGGCGCTCGACCGGATCAACGAGAGTATGCGTAACTTTTTGATCCCTTATGAAACTACCGATATCAATCTTACGCCGATCCTGGACGTATTCCCTTACACCGCAGAAGAAGATCAGGAACCCGAGATCCCTGCAAATATGCGGCCGCTTTCTGAAATAAAAGCGGAACAGGCATTGGCTGAAAGTGCATCATAA
- a CDS encoding exodeoxyribonuclease III, which yields MQILTYNLNGIRAALKNGLIDWLSTTTADILCFQEVKATPDVVDLSGFEALGYELIGWHSAEKKGYSGVAIFSKIKPDLVQAGCDIPAYDREGRVLRADFGDITVLNCYFPSGTSGEIRQSVKMTFLDDFFAWADELRKERHNLIICGDYNIAHTEIDIHDPVRNKKSSGFLPEERAWMTKWFGNGYTDAFRFKNPDLRQYSWWTYRAGARANNKGWRIDYISVADTLKDRIIASRQFNDAVHSDHCPVWLEIQ from the coding sequence ATGCAGATACTTACCTATAACCTTAATGGAATCAGGGCCGCCCTCAAAAACGGGCTGATCGATTGGCTGAGTACCACTACTGCTGATATTTTATGTTTCCAGGAAGTAAAAGCCACACCCGACGTGGTCGATCTTTCAGGTTTTGAAGCGCTGGGCTACGAGCTGATCGGCTGGCATTCGGCGGAGAAAAAAGGATATAGCGGTGTAGCGATTTTTTCGAAAATAAAACCTGATCTGGTGCAGGCAGGCTGCGATATCCCGGCTTACGATCGCGAAGGCAGAGTGCTAAGAGCAGATTTTGGGGACATAACCGTGCTGAACTGCTATTTTCCGTCAGGTACCAGCGGGGAGATCAGGCAGTCGGTTAAAATGACTTTTCTGGATGATTTTTTTGCCTGGGCAGACGAACTGAGAAAGGAGCGGCATAACCTGATTATCTGTGGCGACTATAACATCGCGCATACGGAAATTGATATCCACGATCCGGTACGGAATAAAAAGTCTTCGGGCTTTTTGCCGGAGGAGCGTGCCTGGATGACGAAGTGGTTTGGGAATGGTTATACCGACGCCTTCCGCTTCAAAAATCCGGATCTGCGCCAATATTCCTGGTGGACATACCGCGCCGGAGCACGGGCGAATAATAAAGGCTGGCGCATTGATTACATTTCCGTCGCGGATACATTGAAGGATCGCATTATCGCCAGCCGGCAATTCAATGATGCTGTCCATTCGGATCATTGTCCCGTATGGTTGGAAATTCAATAG
- a CDS encoding Uma2 family endonuclease, whose translation MELQLPMTLKMGNLMSEEKFFQFCQMNDTLELERDSQGNVIVMSPTGTFTGGFNSKVLIELGIWNKENGLGEVFDSSTGFTLPNGAVRSPDVSWVRSERWESLSIEQKEKFAPLSPDFVVEIRSQSDDMRYLIDKMDEYIANGTQLAWLIDRFDKKVHIYKADRSITIHESIQVTLSGESVLPGFELDLAEILK comes from the coding sequence ATGGAACTGCAACTGCCTATGACACTAAAAATGGGAAACCTGATGAGTGAGGAGAAATTCTTTCAGTTCTGTCAGATGAATGACACACTAGAGCTCGAAAGGGACTCACAAGGAAATGTTATCGTTATGTCTCCAACAGGAACTTTCACAGGCGGATTTAATTCAAAGGTTCTCATTGAACTGGGAATCTGGAATAAGGAAAATGGGTTAGGCGAAGTCTTCGATTCGTCGACGGGTTTTACGTTACCTAATGGAGCGGTCCGTTCTCCGGATGTTTCCTGGGTGCGAAGTGAGCGTTGGGAAAGTTTGTCAATCGAGCAAAAAGAAAAATTCGCGCCGCTAAGCCCTGATTTCGTGGTAGAGATTCGCTCACAGTCGGATGATATGAGATATCTCATTGACAAGATGGACGAATACATCGCAAACGGCACACAGCTTGCCTGGCTGATAGACCGGTTTGACAAAAAAGTACATATCTACAAAGCCGACAGATCTATCACGATACATGAAAGCATTCAGGTCACACTGTCCGGCGAATCCGTGCTGCCTGGCTTTGAGCTGGATCTGGCCGAAATTTTAAAATAA
- a CDS encoding pseudouridine synthase, with product MFQYYLIYKPFGMLSQFSREGDHATLADLDFTFAKDIYPVGRLDADSEGLLLLTNDNYLKTKLLEPRNKHTRTYYVQVEGDISEEACEQLGAGVDISINGKSYRTLPAKAHQLAEPALPERNPPIRFRQHIPTSWLSLTLYEGKNRQVRRMTAAVGFPTLRLVRWSIGKISLADKNGKFPNSGDVWEVTSAEARRFYE from the coding sequence TTGTTCCAATATTACCTTATTTACAAGCCTTTCGGAATGCTTTCACAATTTTCCCGTGAAGGCGACCACGCTACGTTGGCCGATCTGGATTTTACTTTTGCCAAAGACATCTATCCCGTAGGAAGGCTGGATGCAGACAGTGAAGGCTTATTGCTGCTTACTAACGACAATTATCTCAAAACAAAATTGCTGGAACCCAGAAACAAGCACACAAGAACTTATTATGTGCAGGTGGAAGGCGACATTTCGGAGGAAGCGTGCGAGCAGCTGGGTGCGGGAGTCGATATCAGTATCAACGGAAAATCCTACCGGACACTTCCTGCAAAAGCACATCAGCTAGCTGAGCCGGCACTGCCGGAACGCAATCCGCCAATCCGTTTCAGGCAGCATATTCCCACTTCCTGGCTTTCGCTGACACTTTATGAAGGTAAGAACAGACAGGTGCGCAGGATGACCGCAGCAGTTGGGTTTCCTACCCTGCGACTGGTTCGATGGTCCATAGGAAAAATTTCTTTGGCTGATAAAAATGGAAAATTTCCTAACTCAGGGGACGTATGGGAAGTTACGTCCGCGGAGGCACGCCGCTTCTATGAGTGA